A genomic segment from Mesoaciditoga lauensis cd-1655R = DSM 25116 encodes:
- a CDS encoding carbohydrate ABC transporter permease — protein sequence MKRSTTRKVKGISYQILAILFSIFMLIPIYQALITALTPSTSGWISPAPLIPRAITFGNFLDAFQLVQRLPIYILNSFIYGIGVSAFSLLIAIPAGYSLARFRYRLRSPMMVFVIYANMFAPIMLLVPLYVIMKAFGLINTYLSMILAGSVFTIPLSTWLSVSYMQTIPVEIEEAALIDGCTPYSIIHRIVIPLMKPALVAIFIYAFITGWSQQFTLALVLISNDKMMPITQGLYQFFSRSSVSWGPLMAAILISTLIPVTLFLLVEKYIVQGLTSGSIK from the coding sequence ATGAAGAGGAGTACAACTAGAAAAGTTAAAGGTATATCATATCAAATCCTCGCAATACTTTTTAGCATCTTTATGTTGATTCCAATCTATCAAGCTCTGATCACGGCTCTTACCCCCTCTACTTCCGGATGGATTTCACCAGCACCCTTGATTCCCAGAGCAATCACATTTGGAAACTTTTTGGATGCGTTTCAACTTGTTCAACGCCTGCCAATATATATTTTGAACAGTTTCATATACGGCATAGGAGTGAGCGCTTTCTCCTTGCTGATAGCCATTCCGGCAGGATACAGCTTGGCACGTTTCCGATATAGACTCAGGAGCCCGATGATGGTGTTTGTCATATATGCAAATATGTTTGCCCCAATAATGCTTTTAGTGCCGTTGTATGTCATAATGAAAGCCTTCGGATTGATAAACACCTATCTGTCAATGATACTTGCTGGCTCTGTTTTTACCATTCCTCTTTCAACATGGCTAAGCGTTTCTTACATGCAAACCATACCGGTTGAGATCGAAGAAGCGGCTTTGATAGATGGATGCACTCCGTATTCAATCATACACAGAATAGTAATTCCTTTGATGAAACCAGCGTTAGTTGCCATCTTCATATACGCTTTTATAACCGGTTGGAGTCAACAATTCACATTGGCGTTGGTGTTGATCTCAAATGACAAGATGATGCCGATTACTCAGGGACTATATCAATTTTTCAGTAGAAGTTCCGTAAGTTGGGGACCGTTAATGGCTGCGATACTGATATCCACTTTAATACCGGTTACGCTTTTCTTGCTGGTTGAAAAATACATAGTTCAAGGTTTAACGTCTGGTAGCATAAAGTGA
- a CDS encoding carbohydrate ABC transporter permease, with amino-acid sequence MKAKKSTPYVFLLPLLIAFGLFLLYPLGKVVWDSFYKFSFLNPSHKIWVGGSNYSWLFSFKLYNPVYSYFVGALLRTILWVGGSVGLKISLGLGGALLLNSEFLKGKKFYRTLLIIPWSIPWAMSAMIWYWTLNGQFGLINSILLHLHIISEPVAFLGYPTTAFISTFIVDAWIGLPFMVIMLLSGLQTIPKHLYEAATIDGAGDFIKFTKITLPMIKPVLLTISLLSLVWTFNSFAPIWILTRGGPVTSTTTLPIAIYNTSFRYLTFGGVGKASAMTIFQVLLVTSVSLIYIKTLKGEES; translated from the coding sequence TTGAAAGCTAAAAAGAGTACACCTTATGTTTTTCTTTTACCTTTATTGATAGCATTCGGGCTTTTTTTGCTTTATCCGTTGGGAAAAGTGGTATGGGATTCGTTTTACAAATTTAGCTTCCTCAATCCTTCACATAAAATATGGGTAGGAGGCTCTAATTATAGTTGGTTATTCTCTTTTAAACTTTATAATCCCGTTTACTCTTATTTTGTGGGAGCTCTTTTGAGAACGATCTTATGGGTTGGAGGCTCTGTTGGATTGAAGATATCTTTAGGACTCGGTGGAGCTTTACTTTTAAACAGCGAATTTCTGAAAGGAAAGAAATTTTATCGTACCCTTTTGATAATTCCTTGGTCAATTCCCTGGGCTATGTCAGCCATGATCTGGTATTGGACTTTGAATGGTCAGTTTGGTCTCATAAATTCCATACTTTTACACCTTCATATAATAAGTGAGCCTGTTGCGTTTTTGGGATATCCTACGACTGCGTTTATATCGACTTTTATCGTAGATGCATGGATAGGGTTGCCTTTTATGGTGATAATGTTGCTGTCTGGACTTCAAACGATCCCAAAACACCTTTATGAAGCCGCGACTATCGATGGAGCTGGTGATTTTATAAAATTTACAAAGATCACCTTACCGATGATAAAACCCGTGCTTTTAACGATAAGCTTGCTATCCCTGGTTTGGACTTTCAACTCTTTTGCTCCCATATGGATCCTCACACGAGGAGGACCTGTAACCTCTACCACAACTCTTCCCATAGCTATTTACAACACCTCATTTAGATATTTGACGTTTGGTGGTGTTGGAAAGGCATCCGCCATGACCATATTTCAGGTACTGCTCGTAACCTCTGTGTCTCTTATTTACATAAAAACACTTAAGGGGGAAGAATCATGA
- a CDS encoding ABC transporter substrate-binding protein encodes MKKVWLVMAVISVIAIMGLATQTLTVLMPIGGGYTIESQEVLAKGFEQTHPGVKINMEFVGWANLWNKIVTSFGANNAPDVMYIASRWIPALASMGALTPLEDYITVKKEHMYYPSVWSSLIYDGHYWGVPRAMSTKVFIYNKKLFKENGITKVPTNWNELLEDAKKIYNPKKGIYGILMAGKKFVSTVTQFEQYLCANGGEIVDPNTGKVEIDSPQAVKALEFYKELSKYAQPGITNWTREDLIKLFEAGKGGMYIDHVHNALKAMKAGIDVGFFPIPGGPDSKAPYSTVVVVDNIAMSSQTKNKELAWEFMDYMSTLKEQTRWDTLQGFVPPMIKEAEEPEFQKWYWKPYIQALKYGHPQAAGIKDWVSTANAILNAIQSVLLGQSTPQEALKKAAQTIAILQK; translated from the coding sequence ATGAAAAAGGTTTGGCTGGTAATGGCAGTAATTAGTGTCATTGCAATCATGGGGCTTGCCACGCAGACGCTAACGGTTTTGATGCCAATTGGTGGCGGTTATACCATTGAAAGTCAAGAGGTGTTGGCAAAAGGTTTTGAACAAACACATCCCGGCGTGAAGATAAACATGGAATTTGTAGGTTGGGCAAATCTTTGGAATAAAATCGTGACTTCTTTTGGAGCAAACAATGCACCTGATGTCATGTACATAGCTTCAAGATGGATACCGGCTCTTGCAAGCATGGGAGCTTTAACACCTTTAGAAGATTACATAACCGTTAAGAAAGAACACATGTATTATCCATCGGTATGGAGCAGTTTAATTTATGACGGACATTATTGGGGAGTTCCGAGGGCAATGTCAACAAAGGTTTTCATTTACAACAAGAAGCTCTTCAAAGAGAACGGCATAACAAAAGTACCAACCAATTGGAATGAACTGTTGGAAGATGCCAAAAAGATATACAATCCCAAGAAGGGCATCTACGGCATCTTGATGGCTGGAAAGAAATTCGTTTCAACCGTTACGCAGTTTGAACAATATCTATGCGCTAACGGTGGAGAAATCGTCGATCCCAATACAGGAAAAGTGGAAATTGATTCTCCTCAAGCCGTTAAAGCGTTGGAGTTCTACAAAGAGCTTTCAAAATACGCCCAGCCTGGAATCACTAACTGGACAAGAGAAGATTTGATAAAACTTTTTGAAGCTGGAAAAGGTGGAATGTACATAGATCACGTTCATAACGCTTTAAAGGCTATGAAAGCTGGAATAGATGTTGGATTCTTCCCAATTCCCGGCGGACCAGATTCAAAGGCTCCTTATTCCACTGTTGTTGTTGTGGATAACATAGCGATGTCTTCTCAAACAAAGAATAAAGAGCTGGCTTGGGAATTTATGGACTACATGTCAACCCTTAAAGAACAAACCAGATGGGACACCTTGCAAGGATTTGTGCCTCCAATGATAAAAGAAGCAGAAGAACCTGAATTCCAGAAATGGTATTGGAAACCATACATTCAAGCCCTTAAATATGGACATCCACAGGCAGCTGGTATAAAAGATTGGGTCAGCACGGCGAATGCCATACTTAATGCCATTCAAAGTGTTCTTCTTGGGCAATCAACTCCACAAGAAGCTCTTAAAAAAGCAGCTCAAACGATTGCAATACTTCAAAAATAA
- a CDS encoding DeoR/GlpR family DNA-binding transcription regulator, whose translation MLTNDRRLKIFEYIKRNTSATTNELSEKFGASGSTIRRDLEYLAKKNLIIRTHNGAMVNSPHAESGFLFNYYRMQEEKKIIAEKAVKFIEDYDFIALSGGTTSYMLATEILNSSLQGLTILTNSINITSLILESVKDFQVIVTGGVPRKGTYECVGEITLRTIRKFNIDKFFVGVNGISLKGGISFSNLQESEVAKEIHDHSRETYVIADHTKFGLTKPARLIDLSEINTIITDSIPQNFIRELSKYKDLRNLKVI comes from the coding sequence ATGCTTACCAACGATCGCAGGCTAAAAATATTCGAATACATAAAAAGAAATACCAGCGCTACAACGAATGAACTTTCGGAAAAATTTGGAGCTTCAGGGAGCACTATTCGAAGGGATTTAGAATACCTTGCAAAGAAAAATCTCATAATTCGAACACACAACGGTGCTATGGTGAACTCTCCCCATGCGGAAAGTGGATTTTTGTTTAATTACTACCGTATGCAAGAGGAAAAGAAGATAATAGCCGAAAAGGCGGTTAAATTCATAGAGGATTACGATTTTATAGCTTTAAGTGGAGGGACCACATCTTACATGTTGGCTACGGAGATATTGAACTCTTCCCTCCAAGGTTTAACCATTCTCACAAATTCCATAAATATAACATCACTTATTTTGGAAAGTGTAAAAGATTTTCAAGTTATAGTTACCGGAGGAGTTCCCAGGAAGGGAACTTATGAATGTGTAGGAGAGATAACATTGAGAACAATTCGAAAGTTCAACATAGATAAATTTTTTGTGGGGGTGAATGGCATATCTCTAAAAGGTGGGATTTCTTTTTCCAATCTTCAAGAATCAGAAGTTGCCAAGGAGATCCATGATCATAGCCGGGAAACATATGTTATTGCCGATCACACAAAATTTGGTTTGACGAAGCCAGCACGCTTAATAGATCTTTCTGAAATAAATACCATCATAACGGACAGTATTCCCCAGAATTTTATAAGAGAACTTTCAAAATACAAGGATTTAAGAAATTTAAAGGTTATTTGA